The following proteins are encoded in a genomic region of Thiomonas sp. X19:
- a CDS encoding DUF3429 domain-containing protein translates to MSTPANSISNAHAPPLSWITALGWAGVIPFAAFAATSWASPADALMQPFALGLLSAYAALALSFLGAVHWGVVLARPLRDAPLQRLALLWGVAPSLLALGCLVMPRAWGLLALALVVLLARAMDGLLWPGYARAAQDAGWPDAARWTRLAADWLRLRTRLTAVVVLCLAAGWASAHFRA, encoded by the coding sequence ATGTCCACGCCTGCCAACAGCATCAGCAACGCCCACGCGCCGCCTCTCTCCTGGATCACGGCCCTGGGCTGGGCTGGAGTCATCCCCTTCGCCGCCTTCGCTGCGACCTCCTGGGCCAGCCCGGCCGATGCCTTGATGCAGCCCTTCGCCCTCGGCCTGCTCAGCGCCTATGCAGCGCTGGCGCTGAGTTTCCTCGGAGCCGTGCATTGGGGTGTGGTGCTGGCACGGCCGCTGCGTGACGCGCCCCTGCAACGCCTGGCGCTGCTGTGGGGCGTGGCCCCAAGCCTGCTGGCGCTGGGCTGCCTGGTGATGCCGCGTGCCTGGGGCCTGCTGGCGCTCGCTCTGGTGGTTTTGCTGGCGCGCGCCATGGACGGCCTGCTCTGGCCCGGCTACGCCCGCGCCGCGCAGGACGCAGGCTGGCCGGATGCCGCACGCTGGACCCGGCTTGCGGCCGATTGGCTGCGCTTGCGCACGCGTCTGACGGCGGTCGTGGTGCTGTGCCTGGCGGCCGGTTGGGCCTCGGCGCATTTCCGCGCGTAG